The region ACAAAGCCAAAGCCGAATTTGAAGCCAAAAAGAAACAAGAAAACGAACTTTTTGCGGAGCGTTTGGAACGTGAAAGAAAAATTGCCGAAAAGGAAATTTCTGAAAAACTAAAAACCAAACTCGAAGAAGAAAACAAAGATCGTTTGCTTTTAATGGAAAAAGAACTCTCTGAAAAATCGGAAAAAATCAGGGAATTAAATAAAATGGAAGGTGAAATCGCCAAATTACAGCGTGAAAAACTGGAAATGAAAGATGCTATTCAGGCCGAAGCCGAAAAACAATTGAACACACAATTGGCTTTGGAACGCGAAAAAATCAGAAAACAGGAAGACGATAAAAACGAGTTAAAATTTAAAGAACTTCAAAAACAATTAGAAGAACAGAAAAAATTAACCGAAGAAATGAAACGCAAGCAAGAGCAAGGTTCTATGCAATTGCAAGGCGAAGTAATGGAATTAGCGATTGAAGAATGGCTGGCCAACAACTTCCCGCTTGATAGCATTGATGAAGTTAAAAAAGGTGCAAACGGCGCCGATTGTCTTCAAATTGTAAATACTCGCGAACATCAAAACTGTGGTTCGATTTATTACGAAAGCAAAAGAACCAAAGCTTTTCAGCCATCTTGGATCGAAAAATTCAAAAATGACATCAGAATCAAAAGAGCCAATATCGGCGTTTTGGTTACCGAAGTAATGCCAAACGGAATGGAAAGGATGGGCATGCGCGACGGAATTTGGATTTGTACCTATGAAGAATTTAAAGGTTTGAGTGCTGTTTTGCGTCAGTCTTTAATTCAGATCAATCAAGCCGTTCAGGCGCAGGAAAACAAAGGCGATAAAATGTCGATGTTGTATGATTTTTTAACCAGCAACGAATTCCGTTTGCAGATTGAAGGAATTGTAGAAGGTTTTACACAAATGCAAAGCGATTTAGATTCTGAAAAAAGAGCGATGCAGAGAATCTGGAAACAACGCGAAAAGCAAATTGAGAAAGTGGTTCACAATACTTTAGGAATGTACGGTTCCATTCGCGGTATTGCTGGAAATGCAGTTCAAAGCGTTAAAGCTTTGGAATTGGATTTTATTGAAGGTAATGATGAAGAGGAAGAAAGTAAGGAATTGCTTGAATAATTTCGATTTAAAAAAATAAAAGCTCTCGCAGATTTTGCAGATTAAGCAGAGAAAATCCATTTAATCTGTAGAATCTGTGGCAGTAAAAATATCTGCTCAATCTGCAACCCGAGCGATAGCGAACAGGCGAAGCAAATCTGCGAGAACAAACAATAATTAATCCACCTTCTTAAAAACAGCCAATTTCCCAGAAGGATTGGACAAAATCAACTGATTATTACCTATAGAATACGTAGTTGTGCTTTGCAACGCTTTAGTAAACTCTCCCTCCTTATTCCCAGAAGGGCAAGCCATAAGAGTAGAAAGAACCTTTGAAAATCGCAGAACATCCTTTTCATAAAAAATCTGCCCGCTTAAAGGATTACAACCACCATAACCAGAAAATCTGTTTTCTGCCGAATTAATTTCGATTCGCGGAAATTCCTTTTGAAAATCAGTTGCAAAAACTTTGTAACCATTTAATTCTTCCAAAACCCAGATATCATGAAGTCGATAATCGGTAATGTATTTTCCGCATCCGCTAAGTTTTTTAAATTCTAATTCAGAGTTATTTTTTATTTCGACTTTCACACTGTAAGGCGAAATCGCACCAGACATCGAATCCTGACAATCCAACTGCTGAATTGTAATAATTCCGGAAGCAGTTTCGTTGCTTACCTTATACATTTTTACATTCGCGTCCATAGCTCTGATGGCGTCAACCGCAGGAAAAGTGATACTTTCTTTCCCCGGAATTAGTGAAGTAAAAACAATATTATCATTTCCTATTTTGACTCCCCAAAATGGCTCGTTTCCAGTTGCTTTAAAATAAAAGTTCATATCGTCCTGATTTACTCCTTGTTGAGCAGTTTCTTTTGTCTCTGAAGTTTTGCCTGCCGAAGTTTTACAGCCCACTATCAAAGACAGTAAAAGCAAAAGTGGTATTATTTTTTTCATACTATTTGTATTTGGAATGTGCTTTCTGCTAAAACACCTATAAAATTCTTATGAATTTACGACATTTTTTTGAAATCGTTATTTAGAATCTTTTCAAATTTGAAATAATTGACAATCTTCAAATTTACCAAAAACCTAGACTACGTAATAGATTACGGAAAAATACGTAGCAATCAGAATTCATATCTACTTAAAAAAATAAATTTGTTACGTATTTTTATAAGTATAAATACTTATATTTGCGTAGTAATACTTAATTAAAGAAATCATGATTAGAGTAATAGTAGTTGGAAACGGCATGGTTGGTTATAAATTTTGCGAAAAATTCATTGCAAAATCAGGACAGGAAAAGTATCAAATCACAGTATTTGGAGAAGAACCAAGGCGCGCTTACGATCGCGTTCATTTAAGCGAATACTTTGGAGGAAAAACAGCTGACGATTTATCATTATCAACAACCGAATGGTACGCAGAAAACAATATTATTCTGAATACATCGGAACTAATTACAGATATTAATCGTGATCAAAAAACAATACATACGCATTTAGAGAAAACCCATACGTACGACTACTTAGTTTTAGCTACAGGCTCTTCTGCTTTTGTACCTCCAATTGACGGAGTTGAAAAAGAAGGTGTTTTTGTATACAGAACTATCGAAGATCTTGACGCGATTATGGCTTACGCCAAAAAAATAAAAATAAAAGGTGCAACCGAAGCTGCAGTTTTAGGTGGAGGATTATTAGGATTAGAAGCTGCAAAAGCCGTTCGAGATTTAGGATTGAATCCGCATGTGGTGGAATTTGCGCCACGTTTAATGCCGAGACAATTGGATCAAGGAGCGAGTGATATGCTACAAGCTAAAATTGAAGAATTAAACATCGGAATTCATCTTAACAAAGCTACGCAATATATTGACGGTAAAGAAAGTATAACGGGAATGATGTTTGCAAACGACGAATTGTTAAAAGTAGACATGTTGGTTATATCTGCCGGAATTAAACCTCGCGATGAACTGGCTCGAGTTTCAGGACTTGAGGTTGGTTTGAGAGGTGGAATCGTGGTAAACAATCAAATGCAGACATCAGATCCTTCTATTTTTGCTATTGGCGAAGTAGCACTTTATAATCAAAACATTTACGGATTGGTTGCTCCAGGTTACGAAATGGCCGATGTTGCGGCCGAGCAAATCTTAAATGGTGATAAAACCATGAGAGAAACCATCGATATGTCGACACAATTGAAATTAATTGGCGTTGAAGTGGCGAGTTTTGGCGATCCTTTTATCGAAAATGAAAATGTAACGGCCATTATTTATGAAAATAAATTAAGCGGAATTTATAAAAGAATCAACGTAACCAAAGATTCTAAAACGCTTTTGGGCGGAATTTTAGTCGGCGATTCCAGCGATTACAATTCGCTTTTCCAGATTTACAGCAACGCGATGACATTACCTAAAAATCCGGAAGATTTGATTTTAGGTTCTCGCGACGGTTCTGAAGGTTCATCTTTAGGAAGCGTTATGGATTTACCAGACACAGCCGTAATTTGTTCTTGCGAAAATGTAACTAAAGGTGCGATCTGCTGTAAAATTTTAGACGAAAGTTGTTCTTCTTTATCAGATGTCGTTAAAGCAACCAAAGCAACTTCAGGCTGTGGAGGATGTAAACCAATGGTTTCAGATTTGGTAAAAGCGACTCAAAAATCTCTAGGAAAAGAAGTAAAAGAAGTGATCTGCGAGCATTTCAATTACAACCGTCAGGAGTTATTCGATTTGGTAAAAATCAATAAATACGAGAATTTCTACGATGTTCTGGATCATCACGGAAAAGGTGACGGTTGCGAAATCTGCAAACCTGTTGTAGCTTCAATTTTCTCTAGTATTTACAACGATACTGCCAACAAACACGTAACCACACAAGATACAAACGACAGATTTTTAGCAAACATTCAACGAAACGGAACGTATTCTGTAGTTCCAAGAGTTGCCGGAGGCGAAATTACTGCCGAAAAATTAATCGTAATTGGTGAAGTAGCCAAACAATTCGATTTATACACTAAAATCACAGGAGCACAGAGAGTTGATTTATTCGGAGCACATTTAAGTGATTTGCCGAAAATCTGGAAAATCTTAATAGATAATGGTTTTGAAAGCGGTCACGCTTACGGAAAATCGCTTCGTGCAGTAAAAAGCTGTGTTGGAAATGCTTGGTGCCGTTACGGAATGGACGACAGCGCCGGATTTGCCATCGAATTGGAAAATAGATATAAAGGAATCCGTTCTCCACATAAATTAAAAGGAGGAGTTTCAGCATGCATTCGCGAATGCGCAGAAGCCCGCGGAAAAGATTTCGGATTAATTGCCGTTGAAGGCGGATGGAATTTATACATCGCAGGGAATGGTGGAGCGAATCCAAAACACGCGGTTTTATTGGCTGAAAAAATTGATAAAGAAACCGTAATAAAATACATGGACAGATTTTTAATGTATTATATCCGTACCGCTGGCCCGCTAATCCGAACTTCAACCTGGTTAGAAAAATTAGACGGGGGCTTAGAATATTTAAAAGAAGTAATCATCGAAGACAGCCTAGGAATCTGCGAAACGCTTGAAGCCGAAATGCAGACTTTAGTAAACACTTTCGAATGCGAATGGAAACAAGTGCTGGAAAAACCAAGATTATTGAAACGTTTCAATCACTTTATAAACTCAGACGAAAAAGACGATAATGCCGTTTTTGTTCCCCTAAGAGATCAAAAAATGCCAAAAGCTTGGTCATAAACTTAAAACATAAATTTTTAAACACATAGAGACATAGATTTTAAAAACTTAATAAAGGCGTTTCACTTGAATAAACACACATAGCTATGTGTTAGAAACTAGTTTCTTTTAATTTTCTATTTCTCAAACAAAAAATAAAAAAATCTATGTTTCTATGTGTTTAAAAAAAATAAGCTCCAAAAAAAAGAAAAAAAAATCATTAAACGTTTGCTGTCCTTCTTACCCTCTTTTTTACTGCGCCATCATAACTCTCATGATTGTAAAAAGAGGGCTAAGAAACAGGAAATCAAAACACAATCAAAATGGAAGAAATCTTAAATCAATACGAAACGGTTCATGCGAGCGATGCTACAATTTGGTTCAAAGCAGGTAAAGTTGAAGATTTCCCGACCAACCGAGGCGGATGCATCAAATACAAAAACAAACAAATTGCCATTTTCAATTTCACACGCAGAAATGAATGGTACGCTTGCCAAAACGCCTGTCCGCATAAAATGGAAATGGTGTTATCAAGAGGAATGACAGGATCTGCCGACGATATTCCGAAAATCGCCTGCCCAATGCATAAAAAGACTTTTTCGTTAGTTGATGGTTCTAACTTAAACGGCGAAGAATATAGCATCGCAACTTACCCAATTAAGATTGTAGAAAACGAAGTTTTTGTTGGATTTGTAGACTGATTTAATCTCAATCTTGTCATTTCGACGAAGGAGAAATCTTCGCAAGTAGCTCAGTTCCAATAAGCCAATCTTTGTCGAGCTTCTCGCGAAGATTTCTCCTTCGTCGAAATGACAAAACTATCGTAATTACTATGTGAATTAATGCAAGTGAAACGCCTTTAACCACAAACAAATCTATGTTTCTATGTGTTAAAAAAAACTATCCGCAAAAAACTTAATTCCGTATCTTTGAAATTCTATTATCAAACCAAAAAATGACTACACCTTTTCAAAAAGCAAGCGAATGGATTGATGCCGAAAACGCACAAGACCCAAACATCGAAACCGACCAAAACAAAGAATATCCAAAAGAATTATTGTATTCCAACAGGATGTACGAAAGACTGATGCAGTTTGAACCCAATGCATCCGAAGAAATCCAAATCGCATCAAAAGCACAACACATCTGTCGATGGAAAGTCGCTCGCGAATCGTACCCAATGGATCGTGTTGGTTATTTGAAATGGAGAGAAGAATTGAAAAAATTCCACGCAAAAACTACTGCCGAAATACTAGAAAAAGCAGGTTACGACCAGACTTTTATCGATCGCGTTTCATTTTTAATAGAGAAAAAATTACTTAAAAAAGATCACGAAACACAATTATTAGAAGATGTAATTTGTCTTGTTTTCCTTGAATATTATTTAGAACCTTTCGTACACAAACACGACGAAGAAAAACTAAAAAACATCATCAAAAAAACCTGGGATAAAATGTCGGACAAAGGACATCAGGAAGCCTTAAAAATCAACTATACTGAAGAAAATCTGAATCTTATAAAAGCTTCTTTAGGACTATAATTTATATGAAGAAAAGCAATCAGGAAGAAGACAAAATCACGTTCAAAAATTTACGCCGTCTGTATTTTTTTGCGCTTCTTACTATTGCCTTAACCATAATTGTGAGTCAGATTTTAGTGCAATACAATCTGAATCAGCAGTTAAGCGATTCTAAAATCATTAATTTTTCGGGAAAACAACGAATGCTGAGCCAGAAAATCGTCAAAGAAGTTCTGATTCTGCATTATGTTTCTGATACCGCTTCTACCAAACAAATTTCGCATTTAAATGAAGTTTTAGCACTTTGGAAGAAAAACCAAAACGCACTCGAAAACGGTAGTGACAGCTTAGCTTTTCCAAAAGAAAAATCAGAAACACTTTCTAAATTATATCTCGAAATCAATCCGATTTTCAACAAAATTGCACAAACAACCGATTCCTTTTTACTGAATTTAAAACAGAAAAAAACAACTGCCGAAAACCAAAAATTCGTAAACATTATTTTAGAAAACGAAGGCATTTTCCTTTCTAAAATGAATCAAATCGTAACACAATACGATCTCGAAGCGCACGAAAAAGTAACCGAACAACGCCGAATAGAATACTGGATTTTCGGTTTCACACTTTTAATTCTGGTTTTAGAATTCTTCTTCATTTTCAAACCTACAAATAAAAAAATCGAACGATTAATTACAAGACTTTTATCTTCCGAAAAGAAAGCTCTAAAGCTCGCATACGACACTGAAATTCTCAGTGAAATCAAAGAAAATTCGGTTAAAGAGTTAAAATCGCTCAATTACGCAATGGAAAATACTTTACTCTATTGCCGAATTGCGCCCGACGGTTCGATCATTCACATCGGAGAAAAATTTGCCAAACTACTTAATTACACCAAGTTTTCATCCAACAAAAAATTCTCCGAAGTTTTAACCGTCGACGAAAAAGAACAAACCAATTTCGACCGACTAATTTTCGAAAAACAACGAAGTGGCTGGCAAGGTGAAATCAGTATTTTAAACAAAGAAAACGAAACCATTTGGCTTGATTTATCAATGGTTCCGGTCATGATCAAAAAAGACGAATTAGAACTTTTAATCGTCTGTTTTAACATCACCGAACGCAAAAAAGCACAACGCGAAGTCGAACGTTTAAACCTCGAAAACACAACAGAAAAAATCAATCAGCAAAAGATTATTTCGAGCAAAATTGTAGAAAATCAGGAAAACGAACAAAACCGAATCGCCAAAGAAATTCACGACGGAATCGGGCAAATGCTTACGGGTTTAAAATTCAGTTTAGAAAGCATCAATCTCGATGACAGAGAAAAATCAGAACAAAAAATTGAGTATTTAAAGAAACTTTCGCTAGACATTATAAAAGGTGTCCGCACCGCAACTTTCAACCTAATGCCACCGGAATTAAGCGATCACGGAATCGTTTCTTCATTGGCAAAACTCACACAAGAACTCTCAAAACTAACCGGAAAAGAAATCCTTTTCTACAACAAAACCGATTTCGACCGACGTCTGGATTCCTTAATCGAGATCAACATTTATCGCCTTACGCAAGAAGCCATCAACAACGCCATAAAATACGCCGAATCGTCGCATATAATCGTCCAGCTTTCCCACAGTGAAACACTTTTAAGCATCATCATCGACGACAACGGAAAAGGTTTCGACATCAATTCCGTCGACAAAAAACGCAACAGCGAATCCGGAATGGGACTTTTATTCATGAAAGAAAGAATTCAATACATCAATGGACGCGTTTTCATCAACTCCATTCCCGGCGAAGGAACGAGAATTACGTTCAACATCCCGATTCTTAAATGAGAAAATTAGTCAATTAGATAATTTGATAATTACTTAAAGTAGCGTAAAAAATTATCAAATTGACACATTCCCTAATTTTCTAATTGCCACATTAACTAATTATCTAATTAATCAGGGCGAGCCAGTATTAGAAAAAGTGGGCAATTTAACTTTGTCTATATACGCCCACTTTCCCTAATACTGTCGGGCTATCCGCTCCGCCACGGCGGATTGCTCCTATCCCTCTCGCGGGCAATCGGTTTCAAAAGATCTTTAAATTTATTACAAGATATTTTCAGCATTTTTTGTCATCCTGATTTCTATGATAAAACCAAATCTTTTTGATAAGAGGTTTGATTTTTTATTACCGCAAAAACTCGATGAATTATTTTGTTTCTCACAGCGTTTAAAACACTCATTTTGTTTTTTCCTTCATCAACTTTTCGGATGTAATATTTTCTTAAGTCATTATCAAGTCTAATTGCACTCATTGCGGCCATGTGTAAAACAGTCTTTAGGTTTTTATCAGCAAGCATTGATACTCCGGGCCTTTTTTTTAATGATGTTCCAGATTGAAAATCAAAAGGCACAACTCCGCTGTAGCATGCCATTTTTCTTGGATCAGTTATAACTGTAAAACCTTCTGTTTTAGATAATAATGTCCAAGATAAAACTTGACCCACTCCAGGAACAGATTTTATCAATTTCTGCTGGTGGTTTAGATTTTCATTCTTTAGGATTATAGCTTCAATATCATTTTCAATAATCATAATTTGTGCCTCAATACTTTTAATAAGTTTGATGTTTAAGTTTTTTAACTCTTTATCCAGCCCAATACCTTTCATTAATTTGTAGTCATGCTGCTGAACCATAAGCTGTTTTTTGATTTTTATTCTTAAAGCTCTTTCTGTCAATAGTATTTTTATTTTTTTTATAGAAGAGGAGCTCGGCTTCCATTCTCTGTTCTCCTGATAATTTTTCTCAATGAAACTGCAGATACGCAGTGCATCGATTTTATCATTTTTCCCTCTGACAAGACCAATGCTTTTTTTGATATGCAGAGCTGATATAACATAAACCTTAAAGTTAAATTTTTCCAATGCTTCAAAGATATTCCAGTTGTATCTGCCTGTATTTTCCATTGCCAGAATTACATTTTCTTTAGCATATCTTTTAAAAAAACGAGTAATGTCATTAATTTCATTTTCAATAGTAAAATAATTAATAGCCTCTTCTTTTACGCAGATATCTAAAGTCTTTTTGCTGATATCAATTCCGATAATAATGTTTTTCATAACTTTGTTTTTACGATTCAACAAATGATTTGAGAAATTCATCATAAGCTCAACTCCTTAATAACGGGTCTCAAGCCCAAATTTCTATCTGAGTCTTTGATGAAAGGGAAGCTAAAGTCTTAATCAGGATATGAGTCTCAAGCTCAGAGGAACGAATAGTTTACTTTTGCTTCCTTTCTCAATCATAAATCTACTTAAATTTCAAAAAACAAATCTAAAGGAGGAACGAAGGATCACACTAGAAACTCCACAATCTAAATCGCCAATCTTTGTCAAATCCCGTGTGTGATTCTTCGTTCCTCAGAATGACAAACTTTACGCTGGATAAACGTTCCGCATAGAAACTTCGATAAAGTTAACCGCAATCTTGTCATCCTGAGGAACGAAGGATCACACGAGAAACTCCGCAATCTAAATCGCCAATCTTTGTCGAATCCCTAGTGTGATCTCTCCTTCGTCGAGAGATGACAAATTTTACGCTTAAAAACTTTGTCAAAGTTTACCATCCAAGACTTTGGAATTTGGAATTTACAACATTAGAATTTTTAATGTTGGAATTTAAAATCTAAAAAATTACGTATATTAGCGTCTTCGTTATAGATGAATATACGTAAAAATCGAGAATCTAAATTAAGTAAATTATGAGTAATATCATTCGTGTAGTATTAGCAGATGACCATGTTTTTGTTCGAGACGGAATCAAATCTTTACTGGAAAACGAAGCAAACATTGAGGTTGTAGGCGAAGCAATCGATGGTGCCGACGCACTTGATGTTGTTGCTGAAACCAAACCCAATTTACTTATAGCCGATATTCGTATGCCAAACTTAACCGGTATCGAACTAGTAGAAAAACTTAGAAGCGAAAGCAATGATATAAAAATCATTATGCTTTCCATGCACGAATCAGAAGAATATGTATTGAAATCTATAAAAGCCGGCGCCGACGGATATTTACTAAAAGGATCTTCTAAAGAAGAATTCTTAAAAGCACTTCATACCGTTTCTGCTGGCGGAAAATACTTCAGTGGAGATATTTCTTCCATCTTAATTGGTCAATTAACAAATCCGTCTAATTCATTAGAACCGAAGCAAAACTTAAGCGACGAAATGATGATTACCAAAAGAGAAAAAGAAATCTTAACGTTGTTATTATCTGGAAAAGGCAACAAAGAAATCGCCGAAGCGCTTGACATCAGCAAACGAACTGCCGAAGTTCACCGTTTCAACCTAATGAAAAAGCTGAAAGTAAAAAACCTAATGGAGCTTTCAAACAAAGCAACTGAATACTCTTTAATTTAAAAAAATACGTATAAATACGTAATTATTTTTCGAAAACTGCGTTTTAGCATCTTTTAACTAAGTTATAGTACTTAATTTTGATAAAAAATATAAGTACTATGAAAACGACAAACTCATTATCGCAATCACACAAAATTTTATTTTTGAACACATTGGCTTTTACAGTGTGTTTTGCCTGCTGGACCTTAAACGGGGTTCTGGTAACCTTTTTAGTTGATAACGGAATTTTCCATTGGAGCGTTGTTCAGGTTGGATGGCTTTTAGGGATTCCTATTTTAACAGGTTCCATTATGCGTCTTCCCATTGGAATCCTTACAGATAAATTTGGTGGAAAATATGTTTTTTCCCTTTTACTATTGTTAAGTTCAATTCCACTCTTCCTCCTTCCCTACGCCGACAGTTTTTTCATGTTTGCCTTACTAAGTTTCTTCTTCGGAATGGTTGGAACCAGTTTTGCAGTCGGAATTGGTTATACTTCAATCTGGTATCCAAAAGAATGGCAAGGACGCGCTTTAGGTATTTTCGGAATGGGAAATGCCGGTGCCGCAATTACCACTTTTTTAGCACCTTCATTATTAAATCATTTCTCAGCAAATGACCCTCAAAATGGATGGAAAATACTTCCTATAATTTATGCTGTTTCTTTGGTTGTAATTGGCATTGCCTTTTTAATTTTCACTCAAAATAAAAAACCAGAAAGCAGTACCAAAACGGTTTCACAAATGCTTGTTCCCTTAAAATCTCAAAGAGTTTGGCGTTTTGGAGCTTATTATTTCTTAGTATTTGGTTGTTTTGTGGCGTATTCACAATGGCTTTTACCAAACTTCATGAATGTGTATCAAACCAGTTTAGTAATGGGCGGTTTGTTTGCCACTATGTTTAGTTTGCCATCAGGAGTTATTCGTGCATTTGGCGGTTATTTATCAGATAAATTCGGAGCACGAAAAGTAATGTACTGGGTTTTGGGTTCATCAGTAATTTTAAGCGCATTATTATCAATTCCTAAAATGGAAATTACGACTTCTGGTCCTGGAATATTAGCCGCTAAAAAAGGCGTTGTAAACCAAATCAGCGATAAAACCGTAAAAGTTGGAGATAAAGAATATCCCATTGCGCAAAAAACAGCAAATACATCTGAAAATACTATTTTTCCAACCACTTCAAGCTGGCAGGATGTAGTCGTATCACACAATCAAAGTGTTGCGAAAAAAGAGCTTATCGCCAAAGGTGTAACGGTTATTAAATTTGATGCTAATATGTGGGTTTTTCTTGTTTTAGTAATCCTGATCGGAATTTCTTGGGGAATTGGTAAAGCGGCGGTTTACAAACATATTCCAGAATACTTCCCAAGTGAAGTTGGGGTTGTAGGCGGAATGGTTGGAATGATAGGCGGATTAGGCGGTTTCTTCGGACCTATAATTTTCGGGTATCTTTTAACTGCAACCGGAATCTGGTCAAGTTCATGGATTTTTATTTTACTGTTCTCAACTGGCTGTTTGGTTTGGATGCATTATACCATTACCAAAAAGGTTAAAGAGAAAAAAGTAGCATTAGAAAAACCAGCTAAAGAACAACAACTTACTCCCGTAATGAATTAAGAAAACAAAAAAATATCCAACAACACTAGCAAAGGCTTATTTTTCTTATAAATTTACGCCCGAAGAAAAAATTACCAAACCCATGAAACAAATCAAAACCATAATCCTATTGCTTCTAGGATCTACTGCCTTACTTCAGGCACAGGAACTAGACGTAAATTTACAAATAAGGCCACGCTTTGAATATCGCAACGGCTACAAAACCCTTCTTGCGGAAGGACAAAAAGGAACTTCACAAATTTCGCAGCGTTCTCGTCTTGGCATTAATTTCAAGCAAGATGATTTAATCGTAAAATTGACTTTCCAAAACACGAGAACATGGGGTGATGTACCTCCTGCAACAGTTGCTGATAAAAATGGTGTGGCTGTTTTCGAGGCTTGGGCACAATATAATTTTACTCAAAAATGGAGTGCCAGAATGGGCCGCCAAGTTCTTTCTTATGATAATCAGCGTATTCTTGGCGAAATGGATTGGGCGCAACAAGGTCAAAGCCATGATGCGTTAACCGTCACTTATCAAACTGAAAAACAAAAATTAGATTTTGGTGGTGCCTATAATTCTACTGCCGAAAACACTTTTCAGACACCTTATACTGTTTCAAATTATAAAGCCATGCAATATGCCTGGTATCATAATCAATTCAGTGATGCTCTTTGTTTAAGCTTTCTTGCCTTAAATACAGGTTACGAATATGCCAACGCCGATGCAAAATTATTAGTTGATTATAAGCAAACTTTTGGCTCTTATTTAACTTTCAAAAACAGTAAAATAGACAGTAACTTATGGTTCTACGGACAAACTGGAAAAAGCACTGATCTCGAAGTAAGTGCTTGGAATG is a window of Flavobacterium crocinum DNA encoding:
- a CDS encoding MFS transporter — its product is MKTTNSLSQSHKILFLNTLAFTVCFACWTLNGVLVTFLVDNGIFHWSVVQVGWLLGIPILTGSIMRLPIGILTDKFGGKYVFSLLLLLSSIPLFLLPYADSFFMFALLSFFFGMVGTSFAVGIGYTSIWYPKEWQGRALGIFGMGNAGAAITTFLAPSLLNHFSANDPQNGWKILPIIYAVSLVVIGIAFLIFTQNKKPESSTKTVSQMLVPLKSQRVWRFGAYYFLVFGCFVAYSQWLLPNFMNVYQTSLVMGGLFATMFSLPSGVIRAFGGYLSDKFGARKVMYWVLGSSVILSALLSIPKMEITTSGPGILAAKKGVVNQISDKTVKVGDKEYPIAQKTANTSENTIFPTTSSWQDVVVSHNQSVAKKELIAKGVTVIKFDANMWVFLVLVILIGISWGIGKAAVYKHIPEYFPSEVGVVGGMVGMIGGLGGFFGPIIFGYLLTATGIWSSSWIFILLFSTGCLVWMHYTITKKVKEKKVALEKPAKEQQLTPVMN
- a CDS encoding IS110 family RNA-guided transposase, whose translation is MKNIIIGIDISKKTLDICVKEEAINYFTIENEINDITRFFKRYAKENVILAMENTGRYNWNIFEALEKFNFKVYVISALHIKKSIGLVRGKNDKIDALRICSFIEKNYQENREWKPSSSSIKKIKILLTERALRIKIKKQLMVQQHDYKLMKGIGLDKELKNLNIKLIKSIEAQIMIIENDIEAIILKNENLNHQQKLIKSVPGVGQVLSWTLLSKTEGFTVITDPRKMACYSGVVPFDFQSGTSLKKRPGVSMLADKNLKTVLHMAAMSAIRLDNDLRKYYIRKVDEGKNKMSVLNAVRNKIIHRVFAVIKNQTSYQKDLVLS
- a CDS encoding response regulator transcription factor, which gives rise to MSNIIRVVLADDHVFVRDGIKSLLENEANIEVVGEAIDGADALDVVAETKPNLLIADIRMPNLTGIELVEKLRSESNDIKIIMLSMHESEEYVLKSIKAGADGYLLKGSSKEEFLKALHTVSAGGKYFSGDISSILIGQLTNPSNSLEPKQNLSDEMMITKREKEILTLLLSGKGNKEIAEALDISKRTAEVHRFNLMKKLKVKNLMELSNKATEYSLI
- a CDS encoding alginate export family protein; protein product: MKQIKTIILLLLGSTALLQAQELDVNLQIRPRFEYRNGYKTLLAEGQKGTSQISQRSRLGINFKQDDLIVKLTFQNTRTWGDVPPATVADKNGVAVFEAWAQYNFTQKWSARMGRQVLSYDNQRILGEMDWAQQGQSHDALTVTYQTEKQKLDFGGAYNSTAENTFQTPYTVSNYKAMQYAWYHNQFSDALCLSFLALNTGYEYANADAKLLVDYKQTFGSYLTFKNSKIDSNLWFYGQTGKSTDLEVSAWNAAANFNYNVTDAFKAGLGYEFLSGKATNDGSTVIKSFNPIFGTNHGFNGFMDYFYVGNHLNSVGLQDAFIKLNYNVNKWQFGLSPHVFLAAADVVTPLNEKMDSYLGTEIDASFGYNFKKDITVTGGYSQMFGSKTMEFIKNGDANHTNNWAWLMVSVNPRIFSWKK